A region from the Phycisphaerales bacterium genome encodes:
- the tdh gene encoding L-threonine 3-dehydrogenase — protein MRALVKHHAGPELMFDPAHPKPVPGPRDVLIRVKKVGICGTDRHIWEWDDWAAGRIPVGIVTGHEFVGVIEEVGSAVTRYKPGLRVSAEGHITAGVDYNSRTGNAHIASDTKILGIDRDGVFAEYVIVPEENVWPVHAKIPDKVAAVLDPLGNAVHTVMAAGVSAKSVLITGTGIIGLMAVTVAKAAGAGRIFATDMSPARRAIAKRLGAADAFDPRSDAWVKEVQKACRGEGVDVLLEMSGSPTAYDQGFSALRNGGTAALLGIPAKPPTFNITQHVVFKGATVLGINGRKMFETWYQMEELLLSGKLELDEIITHEFPLEEFKKAHETMISGEGIKVVMGVSA, from the coding sequence ATGCGGGCGCTCGTCAAGCACCACGCCGGCCCGGAGTTGATGTTCGACCCGGCCCACCCCAAGCCCGTGCCGGGCCCGCGCGACGTGCTCATCCGCGTGAAGAAGGTCGGGATCTGCGGGACGGATCGGCACATCTGGGAGTGGGACGACTGGGCAGCGGGTCGCATCCCCGTCGGCATCGTGACGGGGCACGAGTTCGTGGGCGTGATCGAGGAGGTCGGGAGCGCGGTGACGCGGTACAAGCCGGGCCTCCGCGTGAGCGCCGAGGGGCACATCACCGCGGGCGTCGATTACAACAGCCGCACCGGCAACGCCCACATCGCCAGCGACACGAAGATCCTGGGCATCGATCGCGACGGCGTCTTCGCGGAGTATGTCATCGTCCCCGAAGAGAACGTCTGGCCCGTGCACGCGAAGATCCCCGACAAGGTCGCGGCGGTCCTCGACCCGCTCGGCAACGCCGTGCACACGGTGATGGCGGCGGGGGTCTCGGCCAAGAGCGTGCTCATCACGGGGACGGGGATCATCGGCCTGATGGCGGTGACGGTTGCCAAGGCCGCGGGTGCGGGGCGGATCTTCGCGACCGACATGAGCCCCGCTCGCCGGGCGATCGCGAAACGCCTGGGCGCGGCCGACGCCTTCGACCCGCGAAGCGACGCATGGGTGAAGGAAGTTCAGAAAGCCTGCCGCGGCGAGGGCGTCGACGTGCTCCTCGAGATGTCGGGCTCGCCCACGGCGTATGACCAGGGGTTCAGTGCCCTTCGCAACGGCGGGACGGCGGCCCTGCTGGGGATTCCCGCCAAGCCGCCGACGTTCAACATCACCCAGCACGTCGTCTTCAAGGGCGCGACGGTGCTGGGGATCAATGGGCGGAAGATGTTCGAGACGTGGTACCAGATGGAGGAGTTGCTCCTCTCGGGGAAACTCGAACTCGACGAGATCATCACCCACGAGTTCCCGCTGGAGGAGTTCAAGAAGGCCCACGAGACGATGATCTCCGGGGAGGGGATCAAGGTGGTGATGGGCGTGTCTGCCTAG
- a CDS encoding type II secretion system F family protein: MSTVGRRASSYLYLAAKVNGGRSVGVRTAETRRALVDDLRRERLVPLRTWEFPSWLELTPRSKLKPKDQAEIHTQLSQLLSRGVSLVEALDVTGAAVAPVARPLVGKIRTLVAGGSSFAAACQQTGAFDRVTIAVYRAAERSGDLAGAAKQLSITLRRQLAVMGKAATLMLYPIIVLSLSILMGTGIIMFIVPRIGRAIESMGKPLPLPTKILVTLGEGLVANWVWALLGLLVAITLGVMSRKQIAGLIARLSRRIPVLRDVVLAQESTRFFTVMAAMSRSGVPLSDALGVATGVIGHPRLRSQLATLQTKLIEGGLLRVLIERVDALPLPTRRLLVAAERTGDLTPAFETLAADATEDVERLSGRFLAVLEPALIIVMFLVIGTLLLSIMIPLMKAPASVG, translated from the coding sequence ATGTCCACGGTCGGAAGACGAGCCTCGAGTTACCTCTATCTCGCCGCCAAGGTGAATGGCGGGCGTTCGGTTGGCGTTCGTACGGCTGAGACTCGCCGTGCTCTCGTGGACGACCTCCGACGGGAGCGGCTTGTCCCCCTGCGGACCTGGGAGTTCCCCTCGTGGCTCGAACTCACGCCACGCTCGAAACTCAAGCCCAAGGACCAGGCCGAGATCCACACGCAACTCTCCCAACTTCTCAGCCGGGGTGTCTCGCTGGTTGAGGCGTTGGACGTGACCGGTGCGGCAGTGGCCCCGGTCGCCAGGCCGCTCGTCGGGAAGATCCGCACGCTCGTCGCCGGCGGGAGTTCCTTTGCCGCCGCCTGCCAGCAGACGGGCGCGTTCGATCGCGTGACGATCGCCGTCTATAGGGCGGCGGAGCGCTCGGGGGACCTCGCGGGTGCGGCGAAGCAACTCTCGATCACCCTGCGTCGCCAGTTGGCGGTGATGGGCAAGGCCGCCACACTGATGCTCTATCCGATCATCGTGCTCTCGCTCAGCATCCTGATGGGCACGGGCATCATCATGTTCATCGTGCCGCGCATCGGGCGCGCCATCGAGAGCATGGGCAAGCCGCTGCCACTGCCCACGAAGATCCTCGTCACCCTCGGCGAGGGGCTGGTCGCGAACTGGGTCTGGGCACTCCTGGGCCTGCTCGTCGCGATCACGCTGGGCGTGATGTCGCGCAAGCAGATTGCCGGGCTGATCGCGCGGCTCTCGCGACGGATTCCCGTCCTCCGCGACGTGGTCCTCGCGCAGGAGTCCACGCGATTCTTCACGGTGATGGCCGCGATGTCGCGCAGCGGCGTCCCTCTCTCCGACGCGCTCGGCGTCGCCACCGGCGTCATCGGGCACCCGCGTCTTCGCTCGCAACTCGCCACGCTCCAGACCAAACTCATCGAGGGCGGCCTGCTCCGCGTGCTCATCGAGCGCGTCGACGCCCTCCCGCTCCCCACGCGACGATTGCTCGTCGCCGCCGAACGCACGGGCGACCTCACGCCTGCCTTCGAGACCCTTGCCGCCGACGCGACCGAGGATGTCGAGCGGCTCTCGGGAAGATTCCTCGCCGTGCTCGAGCCGGCGTTGATCATCGTGATGTTCCTCGTGATCGGAACATTGCTTCTCTCGATCATGATCCCGCTAATGAAGGCCCCGGCGTCGGTGGGCTAG
- a CDS encoding type II secretion system protein GspG: MSPNTTHSMSHTGSGTRRRRARGGFSLLELMLVLAIIGILMAVAAFNVLGMGAKGKVTATQSTLNTIKSALDSYILQYSSAPNQLNVLIQTKFLSNKKLQDGWGTNLNYEPRPGDVDRPYLLTSSGPDMQVGTPDDIDVWLINAPETPANP; this comes from the coding sequence ATGTCTCCGAACACAACACACTCCATGTCGCACACCGGTTCAGGCACGCGTCGTCGCCGCGCCCGGGGCGGCTTCTCGCTCCTCGAACTCATGCTCGTCCTCGCGATCATCGGGATCCTGATGGCCGTCGCCGCCTTCAACGTGCTGGGCATGGGCGCCAAGGGCAAGGTCACCGCGACCCAGTCCACGCTCAACACCATTAAGTCCGCCCTCGACTCGTACATCCTCCAGTACTCGTCAGCCCCAAACCAACTCAACGTCCTCATCCAGACCAAGTTCCTCTCGAACAAGAAACTCCAGGACGGCTGGGGGACCAACCTGAACTATGAGCCGCGCCCGGGCGATGTTGATCGTCCATATCTCCTCACCTCGTCGGGCCCCGACATGCAGGTGGGCACGCCCGACGACATCGATGTGTGGCTGATCAACGCCCCGGAGACGCCCGCGAATCCGTGA